CCCGGCCGCGACTTCCGCCTGACGCTCTACGTCGTCGCCGACACCCTCCGCATCGAGGTCACGGACACGAGAGTTGACCGGCTCCCCCAACCGGCCCGACCCGCCCCGTGCGCCGACTCCGGCCGCGGCCTCCTCCTCGTCGACGCGCTCGCGGACCGCTGGGGCGTGACGCCGGGCCCGCACCCGCGGAAGACCGTCTGGGCAGAGGTGACCGTGGGCCGGTGGAATCGGACACCCGGCGTGGCAACGGCCGCCCTCCGCGGCCGAGGGCTGTGACGCGGATGTCTTCCCCGCAGAAGGAGGACCGGTGAGGGCCTGCGCCGTCCCCACGGTGCCCCCACCGGTCCGCTCCCAGGGAGCCGTCGGCCGCGTCAGGCGCGGACCAGATCCCGGTCCTCGTCGCCGCGGTCCGCGGCGGAACGCAGCCCCTCGCCCTCGACGTCCACGTTGGGCAGCGCCCGGTCCAGCCACTTCGGCAGCCACCAGGCCTTCTCGCCGAGCAGCGCCAGGACCGCGGGCACGATCGCCATGCGGACGACGAAGGCGTCGAAGAACACCGCGACGGCCAGGCCGAAGCCGATCATCTTGACCATGGACTCGCTGGAGCCGATGAAGCCCGCGAAGACCGCCATCATGATCACCGCGGCGGCGGTCACCACGCGCGCCCCGTGCCGGAAGCCGGTCACCACGGCCTGGCCGGGCTTCTCGCCGTGGACGTACGCCTCCCGCATCCGCGTCACGAGGAACACCTCGTAGTCCATCGCCAGGCCGAAGACCACGCCGACCATGAAGATCGGCATCATCGACATGACCGGCCCGGTCTCCTCGACCCCCAGCAGCCCCGACAGCCGGCCCCACTGGAAGACCGCGACCACCGCGCCCAGCGCCGCCATCACGCTCAGCAGGAAGCCGAGCGCCGCCTTCAGCGGGACCAGGATCGAGCGGAAGACCACGATGAGGAGCAGGAACGCCAGGCCCACCACCAGGACCAGGTACGGGATCAGCGCGTCGTTCAGCTTCTGCGACACGTCGATGTTCATCGCCGTCGAGCCGGTGACCAGTACCTCCGCGTCCGTGTCGGCCGCGGCCCGCGCGCCCGTGTCGCGGATGGAGTGCACCAGGTCCTCCGTCGTCACCGACGACGGCTTGGCGTCGGGGATCACGGTGATCGTCGCCGTGTCGCCGGCCTCGTTGGGCGCCGGCGGGGTCACCGTCACCACGTTCTCCAGGCCCTGGATCTCGTCGGCCACGTCACCGAAGGCGGCCTGCGGGTCCTCACTGCGCTCGGCGTCGACGACGACCATCAGCGGACCGTTGAAACCGGGGCCGAAGCCCTCGGACAGCAGGTCGTACGCCCGGCGCTGCGTCGTGGACGTCGGCTGGGAACCGTCGTCGGGCAGGCCCAGTTCGAGCGAGGCCGCCGGCACGGCCGCGGCGCCGAGGCCGAGGACGCCCAGCAGCAGGACGGCGACCGGACGGCGCACGACGAAGCTCGCCCAGCGCGTGCCCATGTTCGGGCGCCCCCGCCGCGCGGCGCGCGTCCCGCCCAGCAGCTTGCTCTTCTCGCCCGCCGGGCGCACCCTCCGGCCCGCGTAGCCGAGCAGCGCGGGAATCATCGTCAGCGCGATCAGCACCGCGATCGCCACCGTGCCCGCCGCCGCGACGCCCATCTTCGTCAGCATCGGGATGTTGACGACCGACAGACCGACCAGCGCGATCACGACCGTGAGACCGGCGAAGACCACCGCCGAGCCCGCCGTGCCGACCGCCCGGCCGGCCGCCTCCTCGCGCTCCCGGCCCTCGGCCAGCTCGGCCCGGTAGCGGGAGACGATGAACAGCGCGTAG
This region of Streptomyces chromofuscus genomic DNA includes:
- a CDS encoding ATP-binding protein encodes the protein MNREIAAPENHPTCPVRNFTVLLSPTPRGARLARLLGTEQLRAWGLPLHPAEHVLAELAANAATHGRVPGRDFRLTLYVVADTLRIEVTDTRVDRLPQPARPAPCADSGRGLLLVDALADRWGVTPGPHPRKTVWAEVTVGRWNRTPGVATAALRGRGL
- a CDS encoding MMPL family transporter → MATFLYKLGRLAFRRRHFVALMWVALLTLAGVGAAGAPAPGTTSFSIPGTEAQKAFDLLEERFPGMSADGATARVVFKAPAGEKMTDAANKSTVQKTVRELSDGSEVASVADPYAAKAVSRDGTIAYARVRYEVSGMELADTSRQALQAAAQDARDTGLTVEVGGDALQTTPHTGTTEIIGIAVAAVVLVITFGSLLAAGLPLLTALIGVGIGVASITALASTLDLGSTTSTLATMIGLAVGIDYALFIVSRYRAELAEGREREEAAGRAVGTAGSAVVFAGLTVVIALVGLSVVNIPMLTKMGVAAAGTVAIAVLIALTMIPALLGYAGRRVRPAGEKSKLLGGTRAARRGRPNMGTRWASFVVRRPVAVLLLGVLGLGAAAVPAASLELGLPDDGSQPTSTTQRRAYDLLSEGFGPGFNGPLMVVVDAERSEDPQAAFGDVADEIQGLENVVTVTPPAPNEAGDTATITVIPDAKPSSVTTEDLVHSIRDTGARAAADTDAEVLVTGSTAMNIDVSQKLNDALIPYLVLVVGLAFLLLIVVFRSILVPLKAALGFLLSVMAALGAVVAVFQWGRLSGLLGVEETGPVMSMMPIFMVGVVFGLAMDYEVFLVTRMREAYVHGEKPGQAVVTGFRHGARVVTAAAVIMMAVFAGFIGSSESMVKMIGFGLAVAVFFDAFVVRMAIVPAVLALLGEKAWWLPKWLDRALPNVDVEGEGLRSAADRGDEDRDLVRA